The DNA window GCGGTGTTCGCCGGCCGCACGCTGAAGCCCTGGATGGCCTTCCTCCTCATCGCCGTGTCCATGCTCCTCGGCGACCTCGCCCTGGCCCGGCTGCACGGCCACAGCGCCCTCAGCCTCGTCACCCCCTTCGTCTACGGCGCCTTCTTCCTGCAAGCGCTGCTCGGACGCGCGCTCCGGTCGAAGAAGGGGGGGGCCATCGGCGCAGCCCTCCTCGGCTCGTTCACCTTCTTCGCCCTCTCGAACCTCGGCGTGTGGCTCGCGGGCTCGATGTACCCGCCCACGGTGGCCGGCCTGGGCGCCTGCTACCTGGCGGCGCTCCCGTTCTTCGGTGGCACCTTGCTCGGCGACCTCCTGTGGACCGTGGCCCTCTCCGCCGCCTACCGCCCCCTCGCGGCGCGCCTCGAGTCGCGTCCCCACTGGGTGCCCGTCCCCACCCGCGAACTCGCCTCCGTCTGACCTCGACCCACGGCGCCCGCCCTCGCTAGCCTCGTCACGCCGGTCTCTCTCCAGGGGGAACCGGGAGCCCTGCCCACCGACAAGGAAAATTCATGTCCACATTGCTCGGCGAGATCCAGTTCAGTGAGATCGTGCTCGACGGCGAGGAACCTCACATCAGAGGCTGGTTCATCAGCCGCTACGACAAGCGCCTCTGGACGAGCCATTTCGAGAACTGGGGAGCCCTCGCCCTCGTCGACGCCTACGCCACCCTGCTCGGGCTGACGAAGACCGACGAACAGATGCGCGCACTCATCAGCGAGGTGCACTTCGCGACCACCGAGGGCGATAGCTCTGACTTCTTCATCCACCT is part of the Chondromyces crocatus genome and encodes:
- a CDS encoding DUF6580 family putative transport protein; the encoded protein is MLPALLVALCVLLRVVPHPPNFAPVGATAVFAGRTLKPWMAFLLIAVSMLLGDLALARLHGHSALSLVTPFVYGAFFLQALLGRALRSKKGGAIGAALLGSFTFFALSNLGVWLAGSMYPPTVAGLGACYLAALPFFGGTLLGDLLWTVALSAAYRPLAARLESRPHWVPVPTRELASV